The nucleotide window TTCAAaagattaaattgaaatttttcaattatctccAGATGTAATAATACCactaattatatacaaaaatattcatttcgttATGTTCCACGTAACAATAACAAACGCCATCTTGTGATGTTGTTAATTATTTGGGATAACcgattttattaaagttttttttatgaatttatgaaaataatcatcggatttaattttaatttagtttttaatgTACAGGCCCTTCTAGAGGAGCAGGACTAGCAGCGGTTAAATTTACAGCTTTAGGCAGACCTCAACTATTAGTAAGTGCTATTCATCACATGTAATTGTAGTACAAATCAACTAAATCATGTAATGATACATTTCCCGCTTCAATCTCGAATTTGAAGGTTATGTTACACGCttaaaattatcatattaatatttatatatcataaATCGTGTTAAAATTAATTGTACTGCTAATAGATTGATAACATCATCGAgttatatacagggtttttcattaatcaaaaaaaaccaaacaaaaagtgaatttgattataatttttgacgGAAGTTGAATTAGAATTATATGCAATGCGTGTATTTATTGCAGCTTCAACTGTCTGAAGTAATTATGAGAGCTAGGCAGTACATGACCGAAATTGTGGGAGGTGAAGGAAACGTTTTATCCCATCATTTGAAAGTTGAAgatctagaaaataaatttgaaaaaattcaagataAAGAATCTCTGAAAAAATTTCTCACGCAAGTCACTTCCGATAAACATGGGTGAGTTGTATTTGGTTATACGaaaatggtcccagaagtacctggcttaTTTATTTCCACTCTCCACTTTGACAATAACattaattcttcttctatttcatcaCCTACATCTTTGTTCTTGAACTGAATGAATACGATGAAAAgataatttgatgtttaatatttctaagtgatgtttttttttgtttccttcaaGTGTGCTCCACTTGTTTCCTTGGTCAGGTATAATAGACGACAACCAAGAATTAAGTGCGACGTTCAGGGTACCGGACTTGAAATCCGGTAGAATGATTAGATTGATTACTCAGTTATCggcaaaagaagaagaaatgttCAGAAATATGGTTAGAAGGTTCAACACAATCGTTaaggttagttaggttaggttatattatTAATCACATTTTAGatcgaaatcaattttttaaaaactgatgtatatatatgtatatgattgtttattttactttaGCATAGTTCGACATAACATAACAACGTTTTCTCAGCTACCACTTGGTCTTCTTTTTAGTCTTATTCAAGTTTCTCGCTAATACTCCTCTATTGCGCCGGCGCCGTTGAATCTAGACTCTGCGACAGGGCCGGAGCAAGCGAGAAACTTATTGAATCAAAGTTCGTAACGaaccaatataaaatattttgtatggtGTAAATTGGAAAAAGcgttgaaattcataatatacgaaaataatttatgtctttattaatgtttcaagtttgtttTTTGATCTACAAGCACCTGACTATAACAATTAAGAAGTTGAACTCTCACAGTGTTGCCACTTTGttacattcatttttttgtatttttagtgaaaaatataaCCTAGTGACAACGCTGTAATTAGGACGAGGCTGCTTATGTAAAACgcaacatatttttatattaggtattaatgaagttttttttgcaataaCCATATTAACAGGCAGCACAGGAACTGGATGTTAGAATAATGGTAGACGCAGAACAAACCTATTTTCAACCCGCCATTACGCGACTCACGTTGGAATTCATGAGAagatataacaaacaaaaagcGATTGTATTTAATACCTACCAATGCTACTTAAAAAACGCATTCGACGAAGTTTCCACGGATTTGGAACAAGCTAAAAGACAAGATTTCTATTTCGGAGCTAAATTAGTAAGAGGAGCTTATTTAGAccaagtaataaataaaacaaataaactttaCAACGAAAACTGATAATTATTTGTGTTAGGAACGTGCCAGAGCAGCAGCAATGGGTTACCCCGATCCAACTAACCCCAGTTACGAAGCGACTACCGAAATGTATCACAATACCCTATCGGAATGTCTAAGGAGGATAAAGGCGTTCAAAACGAAAGGGGAGGATAAAAAAATCGCCATTATGGTAGCTTCCCATAACGAAGACACCGTTAGATTCgctataaaaaaaatggaagagaACGGAATTGAACCGTTGGATAAAGTGATCTGTTTCGGACAGTTATTTGCTATGTGTGATAATATTACGTTCCCGTTAggtgaaatttataataaatatttttaatgaacataaattaatcaatatttattttaataggcCAATCAGGTTATTCGACTTACAAATACATCCCGTACGGACCTGTAAAAGAAGTATTACCGTATCTATCTAGAAGGGCTCACGAAAATAAGggcgttttaaaaaaaattgagaaggAAAAAAGATTGTTGGCCAGCGAGATTTTCAGGCGATTGTCTAGAGGGCAGTTTTGGTACACACCAAAAGGAAATTACGTCCCCATATAACATGTAAGTGAATAACGTTCATCTAGATAAAAtcgaatatattaaataaaattttttaggttagaactacaattttagtttgaaatttatcgaaaataagtGACAACATTGTTTGACGACGTATCTTTGTAGATAAGTAGTTATCTAGCAAAGAAATTATCTGCAAGAGACAGATTTATTgagattatttgaatttataacaagaaaaaaatatatttctaaaaaaaatcgaCTTATTTATTGTACATCTGAGtgtatttctataaatatttcagtttaatATTCGAAAATGATAGAACCCAAGACTCGAAattgtcaaataatatttatgtatattgagtaaatgaaatattaaaataacgaaattatttGATCTAATAACATATAATGATGATACATACCTTTTCTAAAtcgattcaataaaaatttcattttcacaatTAATTCATTCACCATCAACTTAATTTCATTtacatattaaatttcaattacttgtttattgttttataacaaaatgtcACCGAATGATGGCAACATAAAAGTTGACGTTTGGCGCCAGTGCTACCaatagaagaaaagaaaactcaCCATATCCACATTGCATTTTGATTGgttcttaaataatttaataatgataattgtATGTTTACAttggttgaaaataatgaaataaaaaataacagaatgcctaataactaaaaacaaattgatatataatatgaatattgacTAATAATAATAgcaaaagtaattttataagCCAGTTTTaggtaaaaaaatatgaaagatggatttatatttttgatgtcatttgAGAAtctggaaaattttatttctcgttttttttgccttttctggGATAATTTACCATGGTGATAATATTTGCTTACCAAAATatcaatgatttttaaaaaaagctgatattttgacggGAGAATTCCCGTTCGAAAATTATGgtactttttcgatattatgtcaaaataacaTGAATTACAGTATATTTGAGACATAAGAGAGTAAGTTGTCaccaaattttgcaaaaaaagatgttttttgtaaaagataaaaattgaaaactattgtttacataaattttgaggttatgcgAAGAAAGTGAAAATACAAAAGTTCTAGCTCttcttattacctacaactttgctatttgactttttttccatagttttggaaatcgagataaaccgttttgTACCTTTAAAAACTCACCCTCTTCCTCTTCCTTACCTTAGATGGCCCGTAAATTATGTTTCCttccattttca belongs to Diorhabda carinulata isolate Delta chromosome X, icDioCari1.1, whole genome shotgun sequence and includes:
- the LOC130902052 gene encoding proline dehydrogenase 1, mitochondrial; the encoded protein is MAFLRSIVRYSVYKKYGLVYDSFQTNSGKLKNLNLYQIALKSTTASGTLVENATNAVETPQRDVLDITFSDPKAAFKSKTNWELIRAYLVYALCSIEYLVDNNMKLMKLAEKILGERLFVFLMKLTFYGHFVAGEDQMRIKPTLERLRSFGVKPILDYSVEEDLSQEEAEKREVAASVPEAGDEKVEGPLKQYHVDKTFADRRYKVQSARTYFYLNEAQCEKNMEIFLKCLETVADFQHSGPSRGAGLAAVKFTALGRPQLLLQLSEVIMRARQYMTEIVGGEGNVLSHHLKVEDLENKFEKIQDKESLKKFLTQVTSDKHGVLHLFPWSGIIDDNQELSATFRVPDLKSGRMIRLITQLSAKEEEMFRNMVRRFNTIVKAAQELDVRIMVDAEQTYFQPAITRLTLEFMRRYNKQKAIVFNTYQCYLKNAFDEVSTDLEQAKRQDFYFGAKLVRGAYLDQERARAAAMGYPDPTNPSYEATTEMYHNTLSECLRRIKAFKTKGEDKKIAIMVASHNEDTVRFAIKKMEENGIEPLDKVICFGQLFAMCDNITFPLGQSGYSTYKYIPYGPVKEVLPYLSRRAHENKGVLKKIEKEKRLLASEIFRRLSRGQFWYTPKGNYVPI